The Bicyclus anynana chromosome 3, ilBicAnyn1.1, whole genome shotgun sequence genome has a window encoding:
- the LOC112048674 gene encoding platelet-activating factor acetylhydrolase IB subunit beta homolog, with protein MNPCSAAAPQQDTEGDGRWNSIHNRFLSDAKGKDADVIFIGDSILQALEHTEVWNQWFAPLHCLNFSIHKDQTQNVLWRIKNGELDHVDARVIVLHVGTNNVDHTPEQVCEGILEIVHTIREKHPSVYIVLPSLLPRGQYPNVLREKNAKINQLLREKVACINKVEMVTIDKGFIQNDGTISHHDMHDYLIPTNAACRKAFEPVYDLLQQILSEGEPEKDLTPSE; from the exons cacaACAGATTCCTTTCGGATGCCAAAGGAAAAGACGCAGACGTTATTTTCATAGGAGATTCCATATTACAAGCTCTAGAACACACTGAAGTTTGGAATCAATGGTTTGCACCACTCCATTGCCTTAATTTTAGCATTCACAAGGATCAAACTCAAAATGTATTGTGGCGTATAAAAAATGGTGAACTTGATCATGTTGATGCAAGA gTAATAGTGCTGCATGTTGGAACCAATAATGTAGATCATACACCTGAACAAGTCTGCGAAGGTATCTTAGAAATAGTCCACACTATCAGGGAGAAACATCCAAGTGTTTATATTGTGTTACCT AGTCTGCTCCCAAGGGGTCAGTATCCAAATGTGTTAAGAGAAAAGAATGCCAAAATCAATCAACTTTTGCGTGAAAAAGTTGCTTGCATTAATAAGGTAGAAATGGTGACAATAGATAAAGGTTTTATACAAAATGACGGAACAATTAGCCATCACGACATGCACGACTACCTCATACCAACAAATGCAGCTTGTAGGAAGGCGTTTGAACCAGTCTATGATCTCTTACAACAGATATTATCTGAAGGTGAACCTGAAAAAGACTTGACACCTTCCGAATAA